The Burkholderia pyrrocinia genome has a segment encoding these proteins:
- a CDS encoding NUDIX domain-containing protein, whose amino-acid sequence MAELPNHDAALTETCLESEAIFDGAFLKLKRDTVRLPDGKKATREYVQHPGAVMVIPLFDDGRVLMESQYRYPIGKVMAEFPAGKLDPNEGALACAIRELREETGYTAREYVFLARIHPIISYSTEFIDLYLARGLTAGERRLDEGEFLETFIATQADLQEWVRTGQISDVKTIIGTMWLDKVLSGTWPLGPVLTP is encoded by the coding sequence ATGGCCGAACTACCCAATCACGACGCCGCACTGACCGAAACCTGCCTCGAAAGCGAGGCGATCTTCGACGGCGCGTTCCTCAAGCTCAAGCGCGATACCGTCCGGTTGCCGGACGGCAAAAAGGCCACGCGCGAATACGTCCAGCACCCGGGCGCGGTGATGGTGATCCCGCTGTTCGACGACGGCCGCGTGCTGATGGAAAGCCAGTACCGCTACCCGATCGGCAAGGTGATGGCCGAATTCCCGGCCGGCAAGCTCGATCCGAACGAAGGCGCGCTTGCGTGCGCGATACGCGAACTGCGCGAAGAAACGGGTTACACGGCGCGCGAATACGTGTTCCTGGCCCGCATTCACCCGATCATTTCCTATTCGACCGAATTCATCGACCTCTACCTCGCGCGCGGGCTGACGGCCGGCGAGCGCAGGCTCGACGAAGGCGAATTCCTCGAAACCTTCATCGCCACGCAAGCCGACCTGCAGGAATGGGTGCGCACGGGCCAGATCTCCGACGTGAAGACGATCATCGGCACGATGTGGCTCGACAAGGTGCTGTCCGGCACCTGGCCGCTCGGGCCGGTCCTGACGCCCTGA
- a CDS encoding acyl-CoA dehydrogenase family protein, whose product MDLDYSPADDAFRVDVRAWLEANLPHALRVKVLDHKRLDREDFASWHRILGQRGWSAPAWPAEYGGPGWNATQRHIWDEECARIGAPTVLPFGVSMVAPVLMKYGSEAQKRHYLPRILDGSDWWCQGYSEPGSGSDLASLRTRAERRGDHYVVNGQKTWTTLGQYADMMFCLVRTDPVAKKQEGISFLLIDMKTPGIAVRPIITLDEDHEVNEVFFEDVKVPVENLVGDENRGWTYAKYLLGHERTGIARVGASKRELAFLKRVASNQRKNGKPLLADPVFAAKVAALEVELMALEVTVLRVVSRETSGKGPGPEASMLKIKGTEVQQALTELMFDAIGPLAAPFDVPFLDGQREHSIAGDDDAAPLAAYYFNYRKTSIYGGSNEIQKNIIAQMILGL is encoded by the coding sequence ATGGATCTGGATTATTCCCCCGCCGACGACGCGTTCCGCGTCGACGTCCGCGCCTGGCTCGAGGCCAACCTGCCTCACGCACTGCGCGTCAAAGTACTCGATCACAAACGACTCGACCGCGAGGATTTCGCGAGCTGGCACCGGATTCTCGGCCAGCGCGGCTGGTCCGCGCCTGCGTGGCCGGCCGAATACGGCGGCCCGGGCTGGAACGCGACGCAGCGGCACATCTGGGACGAGGAGTGCGCGCGGATCGGTGCGCCGACCGTGCTGCCGTTCGGCGTGTCGATGGTCGCACCGGTGCTGATGAAATACGGCAGCGAAGCGCAGAAACGCCACTATCTGCCGCGCATCCTCGACGGCTCCGACTGGTGGTGCCAGGGTTACTCGGAGCCGGGTTCAGGGTCCGACCTCGCGTCGTTGCGCACGCGCGCCGAGCGCCGGGGCGACCACTACGTCGTCAACGGCCAGAAGACCTGGACGACGCTCGGCCAATACGCGGACATGATGTTCTGCCTCGTGCGCACCGATCCGGTCGCGAAGAAGCAGGAGGGCATCTCGTTCCTGCTGATCGACATGAAGACGCCCGGCATCGCGGTGCGTCCGATCATCACGCTCGACGAAGACCACGAGGTCAACGAGGTGTTCTTCGAGGACGTGAAAGTACCGGTCGAGAATCTCGTCGGCGACGAGAATCGCGGCTGGACCTACGCGAAATACCTGCTTGGCCATGAGCGCACCGGCATCGCACGGGTCGGCGCGTCGAAGCGCGAGCTCGCGTTCCTGAAGCGCGTGGCGTCGAACCAGCGCAAGAACGGCAAGCCGTTGCTCGCCGACCCCGTGTTCGCCGCGAAAGTCGCGGCGCTCGAAGTCGAGCTGATGGCGCTGGAGGTGACGGTGCTGCGCGTCGTCAGCCGCGAGACGAGCGGCAAGGGGCCGGGCCCTGAGGCGTCGATGCTGAAGATCAAGGGCACCGAAGTGCAGCAGGCGCTCACCGAGCTGATGTTCGACGCGATCGGCCCGCTCGCCGCGCCGTTCGACGTACCGTTCCTCGACGGCCAGCGCGAGCACAGCATCGCGGGCGACGACGATGCGGCGCCGCTTGCCGCGTACTACTTCAATTACCGGAAGACGTCGATCTACGGCGGTTCGAACGAGATCCAGAAGAACATCATCGCGCAGATGATTCTGGGTCTGTGA
- a CDS encoding DUF1178 family protein — MKVLDLQCPHGHRFEGWFASADEFEAQLSRKLVECPVCGATEVNRLPSAPRLNLSGATQAQPADPRALQAQVMRALREVLEKTENVGERFAEEARRIHYNEAPARSIRGVTTPEDAQSLVEEGIDVMPLPIPAALKEPLQ, encoded by the coding sequence ATGAAGGTCCTCGATTTACAGTGCCCGCACGGTCATCGGTTCGAAGGCTGGTTCGCTTCCGCCGATGAATTCGAAGCGCAGTTGTCCCGCAAGCTTGTCGAATGTCCGGTGTGCGGGGCGACCGAGGTCAACCGTCTGCCGTCGGCGCCGCGCCTGAACCTGTCGGGCGCGACGCAGGCGCAGCCGGCCGATCCGCGTGCGCTGCAAGCGCAGGTGATGCGCGCGCTGCGCGAGGTGCTGGAAAAGACCGAGAACGTGGGCGAGCGCTTCGCCGAGGAAGCGCGGCGCATCCATTACAACGAGGCGCCGGCACGCAGCATCCGTGGCGTCACGACGCCGGAAGATGCGCAATCCTTGGTCGAAGAAGGCATCGACGTGATGCCGCTGCCGATTCCAGCCGCGCTGAAAGAACCGCTGCAATGA
- a CDS encoding acyl-CoA dehydrogenase family protein yields the protein MDFSFTDEQRQFADALRRYLDEQYGFDARQAIVHSDTGVSDMQWGAFAELGLTALPVPDAQGGFGGGPVDMLVAMQELGRALVIEPYWATAVGVEALRIAGSGAGDDAVLLEAVAQGQKRLAVAFHEPHARYDLFELDTLAREQGGTYRLTGTKSVVQHGAQAHAWIVPARVDGGGIGLFVVERDAANAKVTDYRTIDGQRAATIELDETPARLLTGGARDAAALEQIADYATFLLCAEAVGALDELNRATVEYTKTREQFGVPIARFQALQHRMVDMLIHAEQARSLTYLAAVRYASGDADARRKAVSAAKARVGAAARFVGQQAVQLHGGMGVTNEVAAAHLFKRLSIIETTLGDTDHHLARIAALPDFAQTDAA from the coding sequence ATGGATTTCAGCTTTACCGATGAGCAGCGGCAGTTCGCCGACGCGCTGCGCCGTTATCTCGACGAGCAATACGGCTTCGATGCGCGTCAGGCCATCGTGCACAGCGATACGGGCGTGTCGGACATGCAATGGGGCGCGTTCGCCGAACTGGGACTGACCGCGTTGCCCGTGCCGGACGCACAGGGCGGTTTCGGCGGTGGCCCGGTCGACATGCTGGTTGCGATGCAGGAGCTCGGCCGCGCGCTCGTGATCGAGCCGTACTGGGCAACGGCGGTCGGCGTCGAGGCATTGCGCATCGCCGGCTCAGGCGCGGGCGACGATGCCGTGCTGCTGGAGGCGGTTGCGCAGGGGCAGAAGCGGCTGGCGGTCGCGTTCCACGAACCGCATGCGCGCTACGACCTGTTCGAGCTCGACACGCTTGCACGCGAGCAGGGCGGCACCTACCGGCTGACCGGCACCAAGTCGGTCGTTCAGCACGGCGCACAGGCGCACGCGTGGATCGTGCCTGCGCGCGTCGACGGTGGCGGCATCGGCCTCTTTGTCGTCGAACGCGATGCGGCGAACGCGAAGGTGACCGACTACCGGACGATCGACGGCCAGCGTGCGGCGACGATCGAGCTCGACGAAACGCCGGCCCGGCTGCTGACGGGCGGCGCGCGCGACGCGGCGGCGCTCGAGCAGATTGCCGATTACGCAACTTTCCTGCTGTGCGCGGAAGCGGTCGGCGCGCTCGACGAACTGAATCGCGCGACGGTCGAATACACGAAGACGCGCGAACAGTTCGGCGTGCCGATTGCGCGTTTCCAGGCGCTGCAGCACCGGATGGTCGACATGCTGATCCATGCCGAGCAGGCGCGTTCGCTGACGTATCTGGCCGCGGTGCGCTACGCGAGCGGCGATGCCGATGCGCGACGCAAGGCCGTATCGGCCGCGAAAGCGCGCGTCGGCGCGGCAGCACGCTTCGTCGGCCAGCAGGCCGTCCAGTTGCACGGCGGCATGGGTGTGACCAACGAGGTCGCCGCCGCGCACCTGTTCAAGCGGCTGTCGATCATCGAGACGACGCTCGGCGACACCGATCATCATCTTGCCCGCATTGCGGCGCTGCCCGATTTCGCGCAGACCGACGCCGCATGA
- the nuoL gene encoding NADH-quinone oxidoreductase subunit L, translating to MSTTLNENLLLAIPLAPLAGSLIAGLFGNAVGRKGAHRITILGVMIAFLLSAKVFVDVMGGASFNATIYEWMRVGSLKLEVGFLVDSMTAMMMVVVTFVSLMVHIYTIGYMSEEDGYQRFFSYISLFTFSMLMLVMSNNFLQLFFGWEAVGLVSYLLIGFYFTRESAIYANMKAFLVNRVGDFGFLLGIGLLLAFAGSMNYGEVFAKRAELASLHFPGTDWGLLTVACICLFIGAMGKSAQFPLHVWLPDSMEGPTPISALIHAATMVTAGIFMVSRMSPLFELSDTALSFVTVIGAITALFMGFLGIIQNDIKRVVAYSTLSQLGYMTVALGVSAYPVALFHLMTHAFFKALLFLAAGSVIIGMHHDQDIRNMGGLRKYMPITWITSLIGSLALIGTPFFSGFYSKDSIIEAVKESHLAGSGFAYFAVVASVFVTALYSFRMYFLVFHGEERFRNPKHPESPMGMAAAHGHDDHGHDDHGHGHDDHAHEPHETPWVVWLPLVLLAIPSVIVGAIAIGPMLYGSFFEHGVAFDKVIFIGENHPGLEELGKEFHGWAAMGLHSLTTLPLWLAIAGVVVAWFLYLKRPELPAVIRRAFGPIYTLLDNKYYMDKINEVVFAKGSVAIGRGLWKEGDVVVIDGLVNGSARFIGWFAGVIRFLQSGYIYHYAFAMIIGMLGLLTLFVTLGGK from the coding sequence ATGTCAACGACACTCAATGAAAACCTGCTGCTGGCGATTCCGCTCGCTCCGCTGGCCGGCTCGCTGATTGCGGGGCTGTTCGGGAACGCAGTCGGGCGCAAGGGCGCACACCGGATCACGATCCTCGGCGTAATGATCGCGTTCCTCCTGTCGGCGAAAGTCTTCGTCGACGTGATGGGCGGCGCGAGCTTCAACGCGACCATCTACGAATGGATGCGGGTCGGCTCGCTGAAGCTCGAAGTCGGCTTCCTCGTCGATTCGATGACCGCGATGATGATGGTCGTCGTGACCTTCGTGTCGCTGATGGTGCACATCTACACGATCGGCTACATGTCGGAAGAAGACGGCTACCAGCGCTTCTTCTCGTACATCTCGCTGTTCACGTTCTCGATGCTGATGCTCGTGATGAGCAACAACTTCCTGCAGCTGTTCTTCGGCTGGGAAGCGGTGGGTCTGGTGTCGTACCTGCTGATCGGCTTCTACTTCACGCGTGAGAGCGCGATCTACGCGAACATGAAGGCGTTCCTCGTGAACCGCGTGGGCGACTTCGGCTTCCTGCTCGGCATCGGCCTGCTGCTCGCATTCGCCGGCTCGATGAACTACGGCGAAGTGTTCGCCAAGCGCGCGGAGCTCGCGAGCCTGCACTTCCCGGGCACCGACTGGGGCTTGCTGACCGTCGCCTGTATCTGCCTGTTCATCGGCGCGATGGGTAAATCGGCACAGTTCCCGCTCCACGTGTGGCTGCCGGACTCGATGGAAGGCCCGACCCCGATCTCGGCGCTGATTCACGCGGCGACGATGGTGACGGCCGGCATCTTCATGGTGTCGCGCATGTCGCCGCTGTTCGAGCTGTCGGACACCGCGCTGTCGTTCGTCACGGTGATCGGCGCGATCACGGCGCTGTTCATGGGTTTCCTCGGCATCATCCAGAACGACATCAAGCGCGTGGTCGCGTATTCGACGCTGTCGCAGCTCGGCTACATGACGGTCGCGCTCGGCGTGTCCGCGTACCCGGTCGCGCTGTTCCACCTGATGACGCACGCGTTCTTCAAGGCGCTGCTGTTCCTCGCCGCGGGCTCGGTGATCATCGGCATGCACCACGACCAGGACATCCGCAACATGGGCGGCCTGCGCAAGTACATGCCGATCACGTGGATCACGTCGCTGATCGGTTCGCTTGCACTGATCGGCACGCCGTTCTTCTCGGGTTTCTACTCGAAGGATTCGATCATCGAGGCCGTGAAGGAATCGCATCTCGCGGGTTCGGGCTTCGCGTACTTCGCAGTGGTCGCGAGCGTGTTCGTCACGGCGCTGTACTCGTTCCGCATGTACTTCCTCGTGTTCCACGGCGAAGAGCGCTTCCGCAACCCGAAGCATCCTGAATCGCCGATGGGCATGGCGGCCGCGCACGGTCACGACGATCACGGCCACGACGATCACGGCCATGGTCACGACGACCACGCGCACGAACCGCACGAGACCCCGTGGGTCGTGTGGCTGCCGCTCGTGCTGCTCGCGATTCCGTCGGTCATCGTCGGTGCGATCGCGATCGGCCCGATGCTGTACGGCAGCTTCTTCGAACATGGCGTGGCATTCGACAAGGTGATCTTCATCGGCGAAAACCACCCGGGCCTCGAAGAGCTGGGCAAGGAATTCCACGGCTGGGCCGCGATGGGCCTGCACTCGCTGACGACGCTGCCGTTGTGGCTCGCGATCGCCGGCGTCGTGGTCGCGTGGTTCCTGTACCTGAAGCGTCCTGAGCTGCCTGCCGTGATCCGCCGCGCGTTCGGCCCGATCTACACGCTGCTCGACAACAAGTACTACATGGACAAGATCAACGAGGTGGTGTTTGCCAAGGGCTCGGTCGCGATCGGCCGCGGCCTGTGGAAAGAGGGCGATGTCGTGGTGATCGACGGCCTCGTCAACGGCAGCGCCCGGTTCATCGGCTGGTTCGCCGGCGTGATCCGCTTCCTCCAATCCGGTTACATCTATCACTACGCGTTCGCCATGATCATCGGCATGCTGGGGCTCCTGACCCTGTTTGTAACGCTCGGCGGCAAATAA
- a CDS encoding MaoC family dehydratase gives MGISYEDLVVGSTTEVGRYTFQPDDIKAFAQRYDPQPFHLDEEAGKASHFGGLVASGWHTCSVFMSLLIKKLGSDSTSMGSPGIDSIRWLKPVRSGDTITMYQKVHDKRVSESKPDRGIVSTEWIGVNGGGETVITVHTKVIFGLRHPGGPNA, from the coding sequence GTGGGCATCAGTTACGAAGACCTGGTGGTCGGCAGTACCACCGAAGTGGGCCGCTACACGTTCCAACCCGACGACATCAAGGCGTTCGCGCAACGCTATGACCCGCAGCCGTTTCACCTCGACGAGGAAGCCGGGAAAGCATCGCATTTCGGCGGGTTGGTCGCGAGCGGCTGGCATACGTGTTCGGTGTTCATGAGCCTGCTCATCAAGAAGCTCGGGTCGGACTCGACCAGCATGGGCTCGCCCGGCATCGACTCGATCCGCTGGCTGAAGCCGGTGCGTTCCGGCGACACGATCACGATGTACCAGAAAGTCCACGACAAGCGCGTTTCGGAGAGCAAGCCCGATCGCGGCATCGTGTCGACGGAGTGGATCGGTGTGAACGGCGGCGGCGAGACGGTGATCACCGTGCACACCAAGGTGATCTTCGGGTTGCGCCATCCGGGAGGCCCGAACGCATGA
- a CDS encoding DUF2818 family protein, whose amino-acid sequence MSAAGWFIVLLALVCANLPFLNQRLFAVVPFGAAKKSAWVRIGELIVLYFIVGALGFWLESRAGNRFEQGWQFYAITFSLFIVFAFPGFTFQYLVKRR is encoded by the coding sequence ATGTCGGCAGCCGGCTGGTTTATCGTGCTGTTGGCGCTCGTGTGCGCCAACCTGCCGTTCCTGAACCAACGCCTCTTCGCCGTCGTGCCGTTCGGCGCGGCGAAGAAGAGTGCGTGGGTGCGGATCGGCGAGCTGATCGTGCTGTACTTCATCGTCGGCGCGCTCGGCTTCTGGCTCGAGTCGCGCGCCGGCAACCGCTTCGAACAGGGCTGGCAGTTTTACGCGATCACGTTCAGTCTTTTCATCGTGTTCGCGTTTCCCGGCTTCACGTTCCAGTATCTCGTCAAACGACGCTGA
- a CDS encoding NADH-quinone oxidoreductase subunit M — protein sequence MHAFPILSTAIWLPIVFGLLVLAVGNDKNPGPARWLALIGSLLGLAVTIPLVTGFDASTAALQFVEQSTWIERFNISYHLGVDGISMWFVVLTALITVIVVIAGWEVITEHVSQYLAAFLILSGIMIGVFSAADGLLFYVFFEATLIPMYIIIGVWGGPNRVYAAFKFFLYTLAGSLLMLVALIYLYTETHSFDLATWQNAKIAMTPQILLFIAFFLAFAVKVPMWPVHTWLPDAHVEAPTGGSVVLAAIMLKLGAYGFLRFSLPITPDASHFLAPVVITLSLIAVIYIGLVAMVQADMKKLVAYSSIAHMGFVTLGFFIFNQLGVEGAIIQMISHGFVSGAMFLCIGVLYDRVHSREIADYGGVVNVMPKFAAFAMLFSMANCGLPGTSGFVGEFMVILAAVQYNFWIAFGAAFTLILGAAYTLWMYKRVYFGAVANDHVAKLKDIGRREFLMLAVLAAFTMLMGLYPKPFTDVMHVSVENLLSHVAQSKLPLAQ from the coding sequence ATGCACGCTTTTCCGATTCTCAGTACCGCGATCTGGCTGCCGATCGTTTTCGGCCTCCTCGTGCTCGCGGTGGGTAACGACAAAAATCCGGGGCCGGCGCGCTGGCTCGCGCTGATCGGCTCGCTGCTCGGCCTCGCCGTGACGATTCCGCTCGTCACCGGCTTCGACGCGAGCACGGCCGCGCTGCAGTTCGTCGAGCAGTCGACGTGGATCGAGCGCTTCAACATCTCGTATCACCTCGGCGTCGACGGCATCTCGATGTGGTTCGTCGTGCTGACCGCGCTCATCACCGTGATCGTCGTGATCGCGGGCTGGGAAGTGATCACCGAGCACGTGTCGCAGTACCTCGCTGCGTTCCTGATCCTGTCCGGGATCATGATCGGCGTGTTCTCGGCGGCCGACGGCCTGCTGTTCTACGTGTTCTTCGAAGCGACCCTGATCCCGATGTACATCATCATCGGCGTGTGGGGCGGCCCGAACCGCGTGTATGCGGCGTTCAAGTTCTTCCTGTACACGCTGGCCGGCTCGCTGCTGATGCTGGTCGCGCTGATCTACCTGTACACGGAAACGCACTCGTTCGACCTCGCGACGTGGCAGAACGCGAAGATCGCGATGACGCCACAGATCCTGCTGTTCATCGCGTTCTTCCTTGCGTTCGCGGTGAAGGTGCCGATGTGGCCGGTGCACACCTGGCTGCCGGACGCGCACGTGGAAGCGCCGACGGGCGGTTCGGTCGTGCTGGCTGCGATCATGCTGAAGCTCGGCGCGTACGGTTTCCTGCGCTTCTCGCTGCCGATCACGCCTGACGCGAGCCACTTCCTGGCGCCCGTCGTGATCACGCTGTCGCTGATCGCGGTGATCTACATCGGCCTCGTCGCGATGGTGCAGGCCGACATGAAGAAGCTGGTCGCCTATTCGTCGATCGCGCACATGGGCTTCGTCACGCTCGGCTTCTTCATCTTCAACCAGCTCGGCGTCGAAGGCGCGATCATCCAGATGATCTCGCACGGCTTCGTGTCGGGCGCGATGTTCCTTTGCATCGGCGTGCTGTACGACCGCGTGCACTCGCGCGAGATCGCCGATTACGGCGGCGTCGTCAACGTGATGCCGAAGTTCGCGGCATTCGCGATGCTGTTCTCGATGGCCAACTGCGGCCTGCCGGGTACGTCGGGTTTCGTCGGCGAGTTCATGGTGATTCTCGCAGCCGTCCAGTACAACTTCTGGATCGCATTCGGCGCGGCATTCACGCTGATCCTCGGCGCTGCATACACGCTGTGGATGTATAAGCGCGTGTACTTCGGCGCGGTTGCGAACGATCACGTCGCCAAGCTGAAGGACATCGGCCGTCGCGAATTCCTGATGCTGGCCGTGCTTGCCGCGTTCACGATGCTGATGGGCCTGTATCCGAAGCCTTTCACGGACGTGATGCACGTTTCCGTGGAAAACCTCCTCTCCCACGTCGCGCAGTCCAAGCTGCCGCTGGCCCAGTAA
- the nuoN gene encoding NADH-quinone oxidoreductase subunit NuoN, which yields MNVLLPDALVMAAIVVAWLNDTFTGASGRRLTYLIAVVSSVVAGVWFAVQALDPQQYYFFSKMVVVDSFASMMKAVVSFGFAVSLVYSRKYLEDRDMFRGDVFLLGMFSLLGQLVMVSGNNFLTLYLGLELMSLSLYAVIALRRDAPQSSEAAMKYYVLGALASGFVLYGISMLYGATGSLELSEVYKAVGGNTDAAVLMFGVIFIVAGIAFKLGAVPFHMWVPDVYQGAPTAMTLFVGGGPKVAAFAWGLRFLVMGLLPLAQNWQTALVILAALSLIVGNITGIVQRNIKRMLAYSAISNMGFVLLGLLAGIVKGDAAAPANAYSSAMFYAIVYLITTLGSFGVVMLLARRDFEAETIDDFKGLNKRSPVFAFVMMVMMFSLAGIPPTVGFYAKLAVLEATVNAGLTWLAVLAVITSLFGAFYYLRIVKLMYFDAPQDSTPISGDICKRTILVLNGLAVVVLGLIPSPLLTACLQAIRHTLPL from the coding sequence ATGAATGTCCTGTTGCCTGACGCGCTGGTGATGGCCGCCATCGTCGTCGCATGGCTGAACGACACCTTTACCGGTGCTTCCGGCCGCCGCCTGACCTATCTGATCGCGGTCGTATCGTCGGTCGTCGCCGGCGTGTGGTTCGCGGTGCAGGCACTCGACCCGCAGCAGTACTACTTCTTCTCGAAGATGGTCGTCGTCGACTCGTTCGCGAGCATGATGAAGGCCGTCGTGTCGTTCGGTTTCGCGGTCTCGCTCGTTTATTCGCGCAAGTACCTCGAAGATCGCGACATGTTCCGCGGCGACGTGTTCCTGCTCGGCATGTTCTCGCTGCTCGGGCAGCTGGTCATGGTGTCGGGCAACAACTTCCTGACGCTGTACCTCGGCCTCGAACTGATGTCGCTGTCGCTGTATGCGGTCATCGCGCTGCGCCGCGATGCCCCGCAGTCGAGCGAAGCCGCGATGAAGTACTACGTGCTGGGCGCGCTTGCGTCGGGCTTCGTGCTGTACGGCATCTCGATGCTCTACGGTGCGACCGGCTCGCTCGAGCTGAGCGAGGTGTACAAGGCGGTCGGCGGCAACACCGACGCAGCCGTGCTGATGTTCGGCGTGATCTTCATCGTCGCCGGTATCGCGTTCAAGCTCGGCGCCGTGCCGTTCCACATGTGGGTGCCGGACGTCTACCAGGGCGCACCGACCGCGATGACGCTGTTCGTCGGCGGCGGCCCGAAGGTTGCCGCATTCGCGTGGGGTCTGCGTTTCCTGGTGATGGGCCTGCTGCCGCTCGCACAGAACTGGCAGACCGCGCTCGTGATCCTCGCCGCGCTGTCGCTGATCGTCGGCAACATCACGGGTATCGTCCAGCGCAACATCAAGCGGATGCTCGCGTACTCGGCGATCTCGAACATGGGCTTCGTGCTGCTCGGCCTGCTCGCGGGCATCGTGAAGGGCGACGCGGCGGCACCGGCGAACGCATACAGCTCGGCGATGTTCTACGCGATCGTCTACCTGATCACGACGCTCGGCTCGTTCGGCGTGGTGATGCTGCTCGCACGCCGCGATTTCGAAGCGGAAACGATCGACGACTTCAAGGGCCTCAACAAGCGCAGCCCGGTGTTCGCGTTCGTGATGATGGTCATGATGTTCTCGCTGGCAGGCATCCCGCCGACCGTCGGCTTCTACGCGAAGCTCGCCGTGCTCGAGGCAACCGTCAACGCGGGCCTCACGTGGCTGGCCGTGCTGGCCGTGATCACGTCGCTGTTCGGCGCGTTCTATTACCTGCGCATCGTGAAGCTGATGTACTTCGATGCACCGCAGGATTCGACGCCGATCTCGGGCGATATCTGCAAGCGCACGATCCTCGTGCTGAACGGCCTCGCGGTCGTCGTGCTCGGCCTGATCCCGAGCCCGCTGCTGACGGCCTGCCTGCAGGCGATCCGTCACACGCTGCCGCTGTAA